The region gtgtcacgtcacttccggttgatgatgttcgagtgaaaacaagtccctgattcgatttttgttgatgatttctgtcattggtgttatgtaaatttcgatcgcaaatagtcagtggaatcaaacaaccgtttctaagtcttaagagtgaaagaaacttactttatttaccgtttatatactgacaaacttaaaattaaattccatggtcgagtgtcgttttttccgaaattgaatgccactccagcaacatcgctatgtagcctccttcacagccggtttctgttgttcacaacaaaccgtgcgcCACATGCAgattgggcccgagactagagatagcccggatgttcgaccgacagaataagggaatcgttttgtagccaaacctctCCATAtgattttgttgctctgttccctttttactcaacattgagtaacttttactatttttatttagagtgtatACGATAAAAGGAGATTGGCTGGAACGTACGCATATACCTGTATTTTGTAAATTGCTAATGGCTGAAATGCCGCTAAGGTATGCTCGGAGCACAAAAGATCAAATGACGGAACAACTGACCCCGTGAGTTGAAAGGGTCATATACCCCCACAGTACATCACAAAAATGTATTGCAGCTGGGTCAGGGCCGGGGGGTTCCATAGTGTACGAtcttatatgaaattggttaatttttttcaaacctaattttttttttcatatttgtaatgtttacacatgtcccactcccaacttgcacctaaatggactCGGCCAAATTTGATGTCTTTGTATAGGTCAACAGagtaaagttcgacatattatcataattttataattatgataatatgtcctcccatagaactgcgtgttaaatggccaaaataaccagtgcggtttctttcactttacctttttatttcaacctaaaatggacagcaacccttcccgtcatttattactaatattatttcaacattttgaataaagaataacaaaatcaaaatttgacaaaaatagtacattaaggctttaagggctggggtatgaacgtttggacagtatttattttgggacattagagcacatcagacatattgaatcgcattctgaatacgaagaatgtcctgatgatatcaaataattttgattttttggaattcgcaatttaatacacattttatggcaaatcattaaaaattgatatttttgatatttaacagtactcgaagtaaactttataaatctgatgatttatacttaaagtgtatgtatgtgggatgaaaagccgacgatcaattaaaattttgacctttcgtattgaagatatggattttttccccaaaacaccaaaaaaaattaggtctttttgggaaaaaatccatatcttcaatatgaaaggtcaaaattttcaattgaccgtcggcttttcctcccagctacatacactttaagaatatatcattagatttatataatttacttcgaggactgttatatatcaaaaatttgaaaaatatcaaatttatcatttgtcataaaatttgtattatattgtgattttcaaaaatgaaaattatttgatatcagaaagacatgcttcgtattcagaatgcaattcgataggtctgaggtgctctcatgtcccacaaaaatactgtcgaaacgcaataaacgcttatTCGAGATCCCTTAAGGACGTCATTGCTAAAAATCCTAGTACATGTATTATAGCTAGCCCAGTGACAATTAAAAGCTTATCGCtgcttatattatttattaatgtgAATGTCATACGATGTGCAGATAATTATTAATACTGATAAGGCCTATATACTTATATCATGGCGTGTATTGTATTTGCAGTTCAATTTGTATACCTTTATTGTTATCTGTTTACATATATCTTTCCttatttaacatttcaagaatggTAAATTTAGATTTACCCGGTGATGCAGAAGTAGCCGAGTATAAGGCAAATGGAGATGATATGCTGATGAGATATGGAGCGAGTCAATTTATAAGTCCTACCTGGGAAGATGTCAGAAAGctgaaacaaagaacaaaattacCACTTGTGGCAAAAGGTGTTACAACAGGTAAAATATGCAATTTAGTAAGGTGCAGAAAAACCCAGTAATTTATAATTgaatacagaattaaaaagaatagtttgcgtatgacgtcgtgtcaaccagaccaaaaatggcgTACTGCGCAGGCCAggaaccaatcacaccgcgccttaacttgccctgacgtcagatgcaaactagtctttttaattcggtcttcaattataaagatCTAAGTATTGTAGTACGAGTAGTATATCTCTGAAGTTGTGGTGGTGGTAGTGACAGTTATAGGATAACAGACTGAAGGGTCTTTTGTTCGAAAAACCAATAACTTTATAGCCATAAATTatccttaccctaaccttaaACTTGACCCCAACCACAACCTAAGCCTTACCCTAAGCATAACCCTGACTTTAATTTTAAGTGATCCTAAGGTTTGGCCAACCCTATTCCTAACACTAAACCTATAATGTTAATCTAACCCTGCTCTTATCCCTAATGCTCTTCCTAACACTAAATCCTaatctaaaatgccctaaaccgtAACTTCTAACTTTTTGGACTAATGTAACATTTGGTGGTGCCGGCGGCGCGGAGGTGCTGCATAGTTGCTCGAGTTGGACCTATTAGTTGTATTGGTGCTGGTGGCGGCGGAGGTGCTACACGGTACTGGTGTTTGTGGTATTGATGCCGGTGGCGGCGAGTGGTGACGGTGCGCCTTAAATGTTCTTGAGCTGTCCTTAAATGATTCTATATACTAAGAAGGGATAGGGTTTCTGGAAAGGCTGTAGGAAAGAATCATAATCCCTGAAAAAGGTGCTGAAAAGGCtatagaaagaaccatttttatACGTGAAATAGGTTCTTGACAGGCCAGAAATAACCATTTTGAGTTCTTTAAATTGTCAGGAACCTTTCCTACATACAACACAACCAAGAACCATTTTTCTAAGAGTGTGGGGCGTCATTTTAATGATGGCGGTAGTGGTTACAGAACATGATTATTTCGATGTTTCTCCTTTAATAGCGGCTGGTGCAATAGAGGCCATAGAAAATGGTGCTGATGCTATCTTTGTTTCTGCACACGGAGGACGGCAATTAGACGGTGTACGGGCTCCGGTAAGAAAAATTATTTCTTATGCATTCTTATACCTCAATGGCAAATATTAAGGGTCCattccacctgaaatgtgaaataatgtacGCTTGGCAGGGATATTAACCTGCTTTCCCTCACCCGTGTTACAAGTAGACTATAGTAGGCCTAGACGAAAGAATAATGGATGCTTGCAACGGAACTTATCATATCGATTTTTAAGCAGCATCCATCCAAATGGGCAGCAACACCAGGTTGGTGCGGATCAGGCTccagaattttcaggtttaaacctgaattaagtcttttttgttgtccaaatttccgcGCTTTAGTAATTTCACCCCGTTTTCGGCCGGCCTTTTTGGCCCAATTTCACGCACTTATTCAGGCTTTTTCGAAcacttttttcatggatgatcatccTCATGCCTGGCGGATGTGCCCCCGGCCCATGCAGTAGTAGTTGAATGGattttagattcgtctatacggTTATACCCAGGTCGACACGAGCTTCAGCAATGTAACCTTATAAATAGTGCTGCATGTGACGGTATGAATTTTTTgcatgtaatttaaaaaaaaaattctttcttcTATTCTAGATCGACGCTCTTTCTGAAGTCGTGAAAGCCGTGAAGCATACAGGAGTAGAGATATACTTGGATGGCGGTGTGAGGAACGGTTCAGATGTATTCAAAGCTCTAGCGTTAGGTGCTAACGCAGTATTCCTCGGCAGGCCTGTCATATGGGGTCTGGCTCATGATGTAAGCAAATTGTATTCAAAGCTCTAGCATTAGGGGCTAACGCAGTATTCCTCGGCAGGCCTGTCATATGGGGTCTAGCTCATGATGTAAGCAACTTGTATTCAAAGCTATAGCGTTATGTGCTAACGCAGTATTCCTGGGCAGGCCTGTCATATGGGGTCTGGCTCATGATGTAAGCAACTTGTATTCAAAGCTCTAGCGTTAGGTGCTAACGCAGTATTCCTCGGCAGGCCTGTCATATGGGGTCTAGCTCATGATGTAAGCAACTTGTATTCAAAGCTATAGCGTTATGTGCTAACGCAGTATTCCTCGGCAGGCCTGTCATATGGGGTCTGGCTCATGATGTAAGCAACTTGTATTCAAAGCTCTAGCGTTAGGTGCTAACGCAGTATTCCTCGGCAGGCCTGTCATATGGGGTCTGGCACATGATGTAAGCAACTTGTATTCAAAGCTCTAGCGTTAGGTGCTAACGCAGTATTCCTGGGCAGGCCTGTCATATGGGGTCTAGCTCATGATGTAAGCAACTTGTATTCAAAGCTCTAGCGTTAGGTGCTAACGCAGTATTCCTCGGCAGGCCTGTCATATGGGGTCTGGCTCATGATGTAAGCAACTTGTATTCAAAGCTCTAGTGTTAGGTGCTAACGCAGTATTTCTCGGCAGGCCTGCCATATGGGGTCTGGCTCATGATAAGCAACTTATTTCAAAGCTTTATCGTTTGGTGCTAACACAGTATTTCTCCGCAGGCCTGCCATGCTCATGATGTAAGCACTAAATGTCAAAGCTTTAGCGTTAGTTGCTAACGCAGTATTCCTGGGCAGGCCTGTCATATGGGGTCTGGCTCGTGATGTAAGCAacttatttcaaagcaaagcttTAGAATTTTCACCATGTCCCCCACACTCTTGGCGCCGCCACTGACGCTTGGTGTATGTTCAGTGGTTCTCTGTTTGCACGCTTATGAACCATTGAACCAACCAATTCGAACTATATTATGCGATGTATTATGAAACGAAAAGAGAAAATCACTTTATAAGCTCAGAACTGTCAGCATGGTCAGGAAGTCAGGAATgtttttctgtccattttgtCATGCTGCTGGCAGGCGCAGTACGTTACTAGTCTGCATGGTATGATGTACCGGAAATGGTTCAGTTTAAGCAACCTAGACAACCAAGTGAATACATACAATTTGGTACAAGTAGACCTAAGCCTACAGGTAGACCTATAATTATATAATTGTTCATTTCTGTTTTATTCAGGGTACCAACGGAGTGAGTCAAGTTTTGGACATCATCAGGGATGAATTCAGTAGGACAATGGCCCTGATGGGTAAGTTAACACAATAGTACAATATAGGACGGCATCAAGCGTGTGGTTTGTTCACTAAATGTTTAAGGATGTTCGATGGAAACCCTATTAACTTAACTTAGTATACACTTATACACTATTAACTTAACCATTCACCGTATGTGGGTATCTGACATTGACAACGCGTCTTACCGTcttcattaggaaatgaatttggagaaaaccttctgttaattaAATACTATGCTgatcacgctccagtaatttcagatgattgagctcagtaatacatcaaagaatgtcttccaattcatgaaaacaaatagataatcagcttatcggattaaaagcttagagggaaggtcttgctgctcatcgagtgtttgtaattatcagaaggttttctccaaatccaTTCTCTAATGAGTTGCAGGGCCTgcatatcaccatgatcacctttGTATTTTAAAGTAGGCCCGGGTGGTGGTCTTTTCTTTGGTATGGGATGGGAATTTGCGGTTGGAATTCGACATGTGACAAATGCCCTGATTTTAAAACAAAGTTTGATGAAAACATGACCAGAAATTAtaccaaatttggaaaattttcgcAAAGTTTGCTAAATGAAACTAAGAAAATGTACACttttttcaaacaatttggaaaaaaaaaccgcACTTTCTTAAACCAAATGTTCATGAAATTTAGAGCCATGAactaaaatggctgaaaatgcacccagaATTTTAACTAAACTCAGGCCCGAGCCTAAAATGGCATTGCTTTTGATGttgtgattttgttatctttcagGTTGTTCGTGCATACGTGATATTCAGCCTTCAATGGTCATACATGAATCGGAATACCTCAACGCAAAATTATGACACCATGTTTACAAAGTAGGACCCGATTTGATGGGCAAAGATGAAATGGGTTCGGCCCTGATTAAATACCAAattttggtaaaacgatctaacttgaaatttggacattttgagataaatccatattttgggtaatgtgagggggctctttccattggtgacttCCTCAactcaccaccatgccaccaaataatgagatttttatattttctaagacattagatctgtttaataatttattttattcaaaaagaaaaacgtcaagtgttcaaacttaaaagctctttttctcgaaacagcgattttaatttcaagttaatcattttaccaaatcagggccgggttactctagttgaaatccatacacctatggaagacatgacattgatCTTCCATACAAGGGGTGCAGATTTTCAAATGGATtcgcacattcaggtaaccccatttgaaattcaccatcCCCATGATccctgtatggatttcaactggaatagcctaattggcCAAAACCTATATAAATGATTAGGGTGTTAATTCATTACACGTAACACTATTTGAGCAGTACTAAACATGTTGAATTTTTAACACTCATACGACACTTTAACACCATTTTCACACTATATTTAACACGTTCATAATTGCACTTCTGTTAAAAATTTGAGCTTCTGTTCATTATTACATGTTCAAATCTTAATTCATTTTAATGccaatgttaaaatattaacattaaatgttaaattttgaacACGTTAAAATTTTTATATTTACATTTGAACTTGTTAAAAAGTGTGAAATAGTAAGTATAACATGAGTAATAGCTCTCTTTTCTTTGAATTTATTTTGCGCTATATGGTACTTAAGTGAATAGCGTCCTGACTGtcataaatttattttatttgctcaAATAGTGTTAGTATCTTTTAAAACAGTTTAAACTTTAGGGAGTTGAAAGATATAAAGACACGAGtagaaaaatatttttaccaaTCTGTTTTAATGGGTCTTTATCTATACAATCAATCCGTCGATATGCGAAGACAGTGATTTTAATTAGAGACATCCTTTTCCTTCGTTTCCCTATTCCCTTTTTCAAGTCAAATTTAcgcacttttctttatttttttacgcacttttctttatttttcagcccattttgggaccAAATATAAAGTACCCGCTATTTCAGGCTTTTCCACAAATTAGAGCCTGAGCCTTAATTGTACTTAGTGTTATCTCTGTAACTGATCAATATTGTCCATCAAATTAaacaatgcaaaacaatatggCAGACAACTCTCAGAAACATAGGCCCTACGCGCATAATTTATGTGGAGTTAAATCTGTCGCACAGAAATACTGATtggtacattaaaaaaaaaggtgtttttaaacaCTTTAAAAAAACCCATCAAATCAGATCTTACCGACGTCTGCAAAGATTAAACTAAGTTGttattaataaaattattataattattttaacaaatttgctGTGTTACTGTTTCTCTTttcatattaaaggcccattcagtgatttgctcatccggacaatcataaaaatcatcaaaattcagattttggtacctttgtcattgtcatagatgtgtaaACAtaacctgcgagtggttcagccgaaagccgtgtatttaagacaaaataagacattttgcaCGAatttgtaatttagatactgacagtatctaaattagctacatgtatttgaatggggcttcaacttcgtcagtgctgctgtttttttcgttttttgccaaatttgtcatttcaaaaataccaaatgacaatttg is a window of Amphiura filiformis chromosome 2, Afil_fr2py, whole genome shotgun sequence DNA encoding:
- the LOC140146722 gene encoding 2-Hydroxyacid oxidase 1-like, which translates into the protein MDRNMICLDDFEKSAKEKLLRAEFSFYAAGTDDEVTLRDCGEAFSRYRLRPRILRNVSTRDLRTSILGQTVAMPIGISPTAIQGFAHMDKEIGTAIAAAKAGVVMGISIHSTSTIEDIAKAAPSGNHWMQLQFMKNPRIAETVVLKAEAAGFKALVVTCDMPVLGKRKVLGLRFHPRHIMVNLDLPGDAEVAEYKANGDDMLMRYGASQFISPTWEDVRKLKQRTKLPLVAKGVTTAAGAIEAIENGADAIFVSAHGGRQLDGVRAPIDALSEVVKAVKHTGVEIYLDGGVRNGSDVFKALALGANAVFLGRPVIWGLAHDGTNGVSQVLDIIRDEFSRTMALMGCSCIRDIQPSMVIHESEYLNAKL